From Bradyrhizobium erythrophlei:
CCATCGCTGCTGCTGTCCGCAGGCCCGGTGATCGGCAACCAGATGATCCAGATCATCAAGGACAGCGCCTTCCTGACTATCATCGCGATCCCGGAACTCACCCATGCCGCAAGCTCCATCCAGTCGCGGCATTACGTTCCGTTCGCGGCCTTCATTACCGCGGTATTCCTGTATTGGGGGCTTTGCCTGGTGATCGAGGCCGGCGTCAGTTCGATCGGCCGCGTCGCCGACGCGCGGCGATAGGGGCGGGCGATGGTGCATCCCGACAAGGTACTCGACGTGGCCGGCGTCTCGAAGCGGTTCGGCGATGTCGAGGTGCTCTCGGACGTCAGTTTTGAGGTCGACAAGGGCGAGACGGTCTGCGTGCTCGGACCTTCCGGGTCGGGAAAATCGACATTGTTGCGCTGTATCAACTGGCTGGAGCGGCCCGACGCCGGACAAATCTACCTGAATGGGCAGCGGGTCGGCGTCAATAATGCAGGCATCGTCATGGGCGATCGCGACTTGTCGCAGATCAGAACGCGCATCGGCATGGTGTTTCAGCATTTCGCGCTGTGGCCGCATCTCACGGTGTTGCAGAACCTGATGGAAGCCCCCGTTCAGGTGCAAAGGCGGCCGAAGGACGAAGTCCGCGACGAGGCGCTGGCCTTGCTTGCAAAGGTCGGTCTGAGCGAGAAGCGCGACGCGTTTCCGGCCCGGCTGTCGGGCGGACAGAAGCAGCGTGTAGGCATCGCACGGGCACTCGCGACGCGACCGGATCTTCTGCTGTTCGACGAGCCAACCAGCGCACTCGATCCGGAACTTGTCGGCGAGGTGCTGGTGGTGATGCGGGATCTTGCCCGTGAAGGCATGACGATGGTGATCGTCACCCACGAAATGGGATTCGCGCGCGAGGCGGCCACGCGGGTGCTGTTTCTCGATCGCGGGCGAGCCGTCGAGACGGGATCGCCGGACCGGTTTTTCTCCCGTCCCGAGACCGAGCGTGCCCGCCAGTTTCTCCAGCGCTACGCCGGCGACACCGCTCCCGGCGGCAGATGAAGACAACTATCACGGAGGCCCGCCATGCAGCCGATCTTTCACCTCTTGCCCGATGCGCCGAAGCCCGTCACCCCCTACAGCCATGCGGTCGAAGCCGGACCGTTCGTTTTTGTGACCGGGCAACTCGCAACCGATCCGGACGACGACTCGCTTCCCCTTCCGCCTGGGATCGAGGCCCAGACGCGCAAGGTGATGGATAATCTCTCCCGTGTGCTCAGGGGGTGCGGCCTTGCGCTCACCAATGCCGTCAGCGTGCGAATCTTCCTGACCGACTTCAACGGCGATTACGCCAAGATGAATGACATCTTCTCGAGCTACTTCACCGACGGCCGGCGTCCGGCGCGGACCACGGTGGGCGTGACGGCGCTCGCCCGGGGCGGGATCGTCGAGATCGATATGATCGCTTTCAGACCGTGTGGCCCGGCATGATGGACCCTGTCATCGAAATTCCCGCAAGGCGCGGCAAGGCCGCCTTTGTTTCGGCGGGGCAAACCGTCACCGTCATCAATACCCATGGCGAACAGGTCGTCGACACCTGGGCGTTCAACCGCGTGGATCTCAGCGAATTCATGTCGAACGAGCATACGCGGGCGCACAGCCTGCATCTGGTTCCCAGGCCCGGCGACGTCCTGCGGACCAACAAGCGGCGGCCGATCCTGACACTCGTCGAAGATACGTCGGGCGGAATCCACGACACTTTGATCGCGGCCTGCGATCGCTATCGTTACGCGTTTCTCGGCGTCGAGGGGCATCACGACAACTGCACGGACAACCTGTTTGCCGGGATGGCCGAACTCGGCCTCGTGCCCGCGGAAGTGCCGAGCCCGCTCAATCTGTTCATGAACATTCCCTGGTCGTCCGACGGCACCCTCGGTTTCGCCGCGCCGCCCCGTCCGGTGCCCGGAGGCTACGTCCGGCTGCGGGCCGAGATGGATCTGGTGATGGCGTTCTCCGCCTGTCCGCAGGACATCCTGCCGATCAACGGCGAGAGGAAGACGCCGGTCGCGGCACATTTTACGATCGCGTGAGCGCACATGATGCGCCGTGTTGACGATGACAGGGCACAAGGGAGTCAGAGACATGCTGTCGGCCGAAACGAAGCGTGAGATATCCCACGCCAACCGGCGTCGCTATGAGGAGCTCCGGGCGGCGGGTCAGGAGGCGACCCCGAAGGGCCTTCCCGACGCGACCGCACTTGATGCAGCGCCGATTGCGCCGGAGGCCTTGATCAGCAGCGCGGCAGTTCCCGCGGACTGGTACACGACCGTGCGCCTGCGCCGCGGCGAAGCGCTGCGGATCATCGATGCTTCGGGCAGGTCCAGTGTGTCGATGATCGGCTGGCGTGAGGAAGACACGTCGGAGCGCATCAATTGCGCGGACACCGTCAAGGTGCAGTGGAGTGCTGCGCTCTCGAAGGGGCGCGTTATCCTTTCGGACATGGGACGGGTGTTCGTGTCGATTGTCGAGGACACTTGTGGCACACATGACCTCATGGTCGGCGGCTCGACTCCGGCGTCGACGCTCGCCGCCTTCGGGGCCGCTTCGCGCAACACGCATGAGAATTTTCTGGCCGCTGCTGCCAAGGTGGGACTTGGCCTGCGCGACATCCCGCCATGCGTCACCTTCTTTGCGCACGTCTCCGTCGATGCAGCGGGACGTTTCCTCTGGAACGCAGGTCGCAAGCGGCCAGGCGACTTTGTCGATCTTCGCGCGGAAATGAACGTCGTCCTCGTGCTGTCGAACTGCGCTCATCCGCTTGATCCGGCTCGTCCTTCGGCCGCCGGGTCCGTCACGCTCATCCGTCATCGTGTACCGCGCGCCGGGCCGGACGATCTCTGCAGGACCATATCGCCGGAGATCATCCGGGCCTTCGAGTTCACGGACCGCCTCTACGCCTAGGGAGAGATCAGGATGACCACCCTCGCAACCGCTTCGACCGACGATAACGCTGGCGCCGCATACATGCAGGACATACCGGCGGAGCAGCCCTGGTCCCGGATTCTAAAGCGCGGACAAACGTTGCGAATAGTCGACAGCGAGGGTCAACAGGCCGTGGATGCGCTGCTGTATTGCAGCGACGACCCGGCCGAACGTTACAGCGCCCAGGATACGCTGCGTGTTCAGGGCTCGGCCTACATCGAACTCGGGACGCGGCTGGTTTCCAACAAGGGCCGCGTGATGGCGAGGATCACCGCGGATTCCTGCGGACGGCACGACACATCGGCCGGGTGTTGCTCCTGCGAGAGCAACGCGGTCCGCTTTGGCGAGCCGACGAAATATCAGCATGCCTGCCGCGAGAATTTCATTCTGGAACTGTCGAAGCATGGACTGACGAAGCGCGATATCGTCGCGAACCTGAACTTCTTCATGAATGTGCCGATCGACCCCTCGGGGAATTTCACGGTCGTCGACGGCATTTCGGGGCCCGGAAACTACGTTGACATCACCGCGGAGATGGATGTGCTGTTCGTCATTTCCAATTGCCCGCAGGTCAATAATCCCTGCAACGGGTTTAACCCAACTCCAATCCGCGTCTTGATCCGGGATCCGGCTGCGCTGTGAGGGAGCACTAACGGATGCCCCAGGGTTCCGCGAGATTTGATCCGTTCTGCCTTCAATATATTGTATCCTATTTGTCTGGAACCGCCAGATTTGCAACCGTATTGGGACGCCTATGCAGTGGTCGGCAAAACAGTGTCAAACGGATCAACCCTTTGGTAGTTGGGCTGACGATCTCGCGAACGCCTTCGTCCAACTGGAGCCGCGCAAAATAACCGAGCATCCTTTCCAAGGGACGATATCAAGGACTGACGCTGCTCCGATCCGGATTTCCCGCGTCATCGCTACCAAGCACCGGGTTTTACGGCTGCGTTCGCACATCGCGCACAGCACGGACGACCTGTGCTTCATTAATCTTCAGATCGAAGGGGTGGGCCGCTACGCCCAGCGTGGTCACGAGCAGATCTGCGGGCCTGGAGATCTCGCCGTCGCCGACACGACCGAGCCGTTCGAAATCGCCAATGGTTGCGATTTTCAGCTATTTTGTTTTGCGGTGCCTGGACACCTGCTGCCGCGGCATTTTTCCGAGCGGCCGCGGCTGACCTTGTCTGTGACAGAAGCCGGCCGCGCCCTCTCGCGCACGCTTGCAGGTTATGCGGAGCTTTGTCTCAACTCGCAGACGCCCTTGCCGCTTGCGGCTCTCGGCGGCGGCCACATCGTCGACCTCATTTCTCATGCATCTGATGTGCTGGTGGATGGCCCGTCCGAGCGGCTAAATGCACCCGTACTGCTGTCGATGATGCTGGATCACATCGATCGTCACAGCGACGACCCCAGCTTGAGCGCCGTGACGCTCGCGCGAAAATTTCATTGCTCGGAGCGCTACGTGCACAAGCTGTTTTCCAAGACAGGCCGCTCGGTTGGCGAGCACGTCAACCACAAGCGGATCCTCGTCTGCGCCCGCGATCTGCTCGGCGATTCCCGAAACAGGACGATCGCCGAAATCGCGTTCGCTGCGGGCTTTCGGGATATTTCGCATTTCAACCGGCTGTTCAAACGCAGCAACGGCGCAAGCCCCCGCGAGTTTCGTCAAACCATGACCTGAACCACCGGACGACCCACGGCCGTCGCGCCCTAGTGCGCCATAAGCCAAGAAATCGGGCGCCAGCATCCGAGACTTTCCTGCTCCGATCCCATAGCGGTTTATGGAATAGACAGGACCTTCAGGAAAGTCTCCATGGCCATCGACTTTACGCTAACGCCACCGCAACGTGAGCTCCAGCTTGAATCCCGCCGGTTTGCGGCGGAAGTGCTTGCAGGGGCGAGGGCGGCCGAGTTGCTGCCGACGGCGGAGGAGCGGTTCCTTGCGACCAGGCCCGTGTACGAAGCCATGGTGGTCGCGGGTTTTTTGAGGAAATGCATTCCGCAACCTGCGGGCGGCGAGAACGCCGGCCTAATCGACATGGCCATCATGGCCGAGGAATTTTACAGCGTGAATGCGAGCGTCACCTTGACGATGCTCGGAACGGTGCTTGGCCTTTTGCCGATCCTGCTGGGCGGCACGCCGGAGCAGTGTGGCCGGCTGCTTGCTCCGTTCTTGAAGAAGAGCGGAACGCCGCTGGCCGGCTTCTGCTCCAGCGAACCGGGAGGCAGCGCCAACGCGGCATCTCCGCCGCCCGGCGAAGGCGTGCGTACTTTTGCCAAACTTCACGGCGATCGCTGGGTCATCAATGGTCGGAAGAAATGGGTCTCCTCGGCGACCGGGTGGGATCGTAAAGGTGCGGATATCTTATGCGTGGTGTGCCGGACCGCGCCCGACGCTCCTCCCGAGAAAGCGATTTCCATCATCGTGGTCGAACGCCCGGCGCCCGGCATCGTCTTCGAGCGCGCAATCGAGTCCGTGGGTCACCGTGCGCATCTCACGCCGCAATTCGGTTTCGAGAACGTTTCTGCGCCGCGGCACAATCTTCTCGGGGAGGAAGGCGGCGGCCTCGCCCTGACGGCCGCCAGCTTTACTGGCACCGCGGCGCTGGTCGGAATTCTTGGCGTGGCCCTGATGCGCGCGGCGTTCGACTTCGCTCTGCACTTCGCCCGGACCGAACGGCGAGGCGGCGTCCATCCGATCATCGAGCATCAGGCGGTCGGATACGCATTGGCCGACGCGAAGATGACGATCGAAGCAGCGCGATATCTGAGCTGGCGCGCGTGCCATGCCGTTGACACGCAGTCTCCCGCCGCAGACGAACTTGCGATACAGGCCAAGATCTACGGCTCGGAGACGGCGGTTCGTGTGATCACCGATCTGATGCGCGTCGTCGGCATCGACAGTTATGACCAAGAAGTCCCGCTGGGACGCCTTTTGCAGGACGCGCTCGCGCTTCCGATCTTCGACGGTGGCAATATTGGCGTCCGACGGCGTCAGCTTCATACCATGCTGAAGCGACCGGACTACGAACCCCTGCTCGCGAGCGGTGCGGCTTGAAGCGTCACAGGTGTGGTCAGGCGCCGGCCTCGCTCTTAATCGTTCGGCATACCTAGTCAGTAGATCGGTGAAGTCATGAGCACATCGCAAAGAGTGGCGGTCATAACGGGAGCATCGCAAGGGATCGGGGCGGCGCTTGTTCAGGCGTTCAGAAGTCGCAACTATAAGGTCGTTGCAACGTCCCGATCGATCAAACCTGCCGCCGATTCTGATATCGCGACAGTGCAGGGAGATGTGGCCGACCCCAAGACCGCGAATCTGGTGTTCAAGGAAGCGCTGGATCGCTTCGATCGCATCGACACGTTGGTCAACAACGCCGGTATGTTCCTGGCCAAGCCGTTTACCGCCTATTCAAACGACGACTACGCTGCCTATATCGCCACCAATGTCACGGGCTTCTTTCACATGACCCAGCGGGCGATAGAGATCATGAACAAGCAAGGAAGTGGTCATGTCGTGACGGTCACGACCAGCCTGGTCGACCAGCCGATGACCAGCGTGCCGGCTGTGCTTGCATCTCTCACCAAGGGTGCCTTGAACGCCGCGACAAAATCGCTCGCGATAGAGTACGCCAAAAATGGTGTGCGCGTGAATGCAGTCTCGCCTGGAATCATCAAGACCCCGATGCATCCGCTCGAGGCCCACCAGTTCCTGGCCTCGCTACATCCGATGGGCCGAATGGGAGAAGTGTCGGACGTGGTGGAAGCGGTGATGTACCTGGACTCGGCGGGATTCGTGACTGGGGAAATTCTCCACGTCGACGGAGGACAAGTGGCCGGTCATCATACGATCTAGCAGGGACGTTTGGAGTCAAGGCGGGTTTTTGCTTAATGCGGTGTATAATCTCGCAGCAAAGCCCGCCAGGCAGCTGTCCAGCGCGACCAGGAAAGAGGGCGCTGCCGATTCGGCGGCTGGCAGCCGACCGGCGCATCCGGCGCCTCAATGATTCCAGCGGAATCCCGGTTGCACTGACCAAGGGCGAATACGGCTTCTGATAGGGTTGCTCGATGCTCCGCAGCGACCGCTTTCCCGCGAGCGCCTTCTGCAAGCGACCC
This genomic window contains:
- a CDS encoding urea amidolyase associated protein UAAP2; its protein translation is MTTLATASTDDNAGAAYMQDIPAEQPWSRILKRGQTLRIVDSEGQQAVDALLYCSDDPAERYSAQDTLRVQGSAYIELGTRLVSNKGRVMARITADSCGRHDTSAGCCSCESNAVRFGEPTKYQHACRENFILELSKHGLTKRDIVANLNFFMNVPIDPSGNFTVVDGISGPGNYVDITAEMDVLFVISNCPQVNNPCNGFNPTPIRVLIRDPAAL
- a CDS encoding urea amidolyase associated protein UAAP1; this encodes MLSAETKREISHANRRRYEELRAAGQEATPKGLPDATALDAAPIAPEALISSAAVPADWYTTVRLRRGEALRIIDASGRSSVSMIGWREEDTSERINCADTVKVQWSAALSKGRVILSDMGRVFVSIVEDTCGTHDLMVGGSTPASTLAAFGAASRNTHENFLAAAAKVGLGLRDIPPCVTFFAHVSVDAAGRFLWNAGRKRPGDFVDLRAEMNVVLVLSNCAHPLDPARPSAAGSVTLIRHRVPRAGPDDLCRTISPEIIRAFEFTDRLYA
- a CDS encoding acyl-CoA dehydrogenase family protein encodes the protein MAIDFTLTPPQRELQLESRRFAAEVLAGARAAELLPTAEERFLATRPVYEAMVVAGFLRKCIPQPAGGENAGLIDMAIMAEEFYSVNASVTLTMLGTVLGLLPILLGGTPEQCGRLLAPFLKKSGTPLAGFCSSEPGGSANAASPPPGEGVRTFAKLHGDRWVINGRKKWVSSATGWDRKGADILCVVCRTAPDAPPEKAISIIVVERPAPGIVFERAIESVGHRAHLTPQFGFENVSAPRHNLLGEEGGGLALTAASFTGTAALVGILGVALMRAAFDFALHFARTERRGGVHPIIEHQAVGYALADAKMTIEAARYLSWRACHAVDTQSPAADELAIQAKIYGSETAVRVITDLMRVVGIDSYDQEVPLGRLLQDALALPIFDGGNIGVRRRQLHTMLKRPDYEPLLASGAA
- a CDS encoding amino acid ABC transporter ATP-binding protein, whose amino-acid sequence is MVHPDKVLDVAGVSKRFGDVEVLSDVSFEVDKGETVCVLGPSGSGKSTLLRCINWLERPDAGQIYLNGQRVGVNNAGIVMGDRDLSQIRTRIGMVFQHFALWPHLTVLQNLMEAPVQVQRRPKDEVRDEALALLAKVGLSEKRDAFPARLSGGQKQRVGIARALATRPDLLLFDEPTSALDPELVGEVLVVMRDLAREGMTMVIVTHEMGFAREAATRVLFLDRGRAVETGSPDRFFSRPETERARQFLQRYAGDTAPGGR
- a CDS encoding SDR family NAD(P)-dependent oxidoreductase; amino-acid sequence: MSTSQRVAVITGASQGIGAALVQAFRSRNYKVVATSRSIKPAADSDIATVQGDVADPKTANLVFKEALDRFDRIDTLVNNAGMFLAKPFTAYSNDDYAAYIATNVTGFFHMTQRAIEIMNKQGSGHVVTVTTSLVDQPMTSVPAVLASLTKGALNAATKSLAIEYAKNGVRVNAVSPGIIKTPMHPLEAHQFLASLHPMGRMGEVSDVVEAVMYLDSAGFVTGEILHVDGGQVAGHHTI
- a CDS encoding helix-turn-helix domain-containing protein — encoded protein: MQWSAKQCQTDQPFGSWADDLANAFVQLEPRKITEHPFQGTISRTDAAPIRISRVIATKHRVLRLRSHIAHSTDDLCFINLQIEGVGRYAQRGHEQICGPGDLAVADTTEPFEIANGCDFQLFCFAVPGHLLPRHFSERPRLTLSVTEAGRALSRTLAGYAELCLNSQTPLPLAALGGGHIVDLISHASDVLVDGPSERLNAPVLLSMMLDHIDRHSDDPSLSAVTLARKFHCSERYVHKLFSKTGRSVGEHVNHKRILVCARDLLGDSRNRTIAEIAFAAGFRDISHFNRLFKRSNGASPREFRQTMT
- a CDS encoding RidA family protein, giving the protein MQPIFHLLPDAPKPVTPYSHAVEAGPFVFVTGQLATDPDDDSLPLPPGIEAQTRKVMDNLSRVLRGCGLALTNAVSVRIFLTDFNGDYAKMNDIFSSYFTDGRRPARTTVGVTALARGGIVEIDMIAFRPCGPA
- a CDS encoding DUF1989 domain-containing protein, whose product is MDPVIEIPARRGKAAFVSAGQTVTVINTHGEQVVDTWAFNRVDLSEFMSNEHTRAHSLHLVPRPGDVLRTNKRRPILTLVEDTSGGIHDTLIAACDRYRYAFLGVEGHHDNCTDNLFAGMAELGLVPAEVPSPLNLFMNIPWSSDGTLGFAAPPRPVPGGYVRLRAEMDLVMAFSACPQDILPINGERKTPVAAHFTIA